The following coding sequences are from one Portunus trituberculatus isolate SZX2019 chromosome 6, ASM1759143v1, whole genome shotgun sequence window:
- the LOC123516926 gene encoding uncharacterized protein LOC123516926 → MFEAPQPPPSRPPSLNTPPIPPPVPQTPVQYFSHPQETQGEAVFVDLTPLTQVQAGQGTFAELQAVDATLTEAEATFTEAPVTEATFTEALVTEATFTEGPGTEETFTEVPVANRTFTEVPGTEATFTELPVASGTFAEVPGIEAAFTEMVAAEHTFSGMEAAEGTFSQLQGAGPTFPQVPLAQDAFPEQYGTLQLGEVTPYSEVTAPPSLCGVPLTEVSLAEDEGVPDASAEVEVLTSEDTPQYTALTPAVPAPMPTPMDTLTSPVVVEVAGPGLRLAIPNAFMSSQQHEHAHTPPPTPTPPERPPDHSDVLSALRASIFRSRARKRAAPAEETEEKKEKKKRRPAHSPPTPPPPVDTGEGGQGKSSPHPAAPGGGGRGAGAAGVPRVPHVCFQCAYAFGVTGGSAACDASIRCLSFREERQEMFLLLSLSLSLTLTHSLTRSHLYSFCFSRICCVDGPIMLSEEVKGPYLDGLPSLEPTVSSKDVKESTKDEVRQDYMKKAVSEWTTDDVVDFLMGTHTHADYDFSIINTMNGAQLMRQSREFFLRFSPEYGEDLYNEVQRRVLERATSITSTPYQVSLSSTTTTSPLQRPFLLTAPPHTLRHLSPQPSVICDAQAPYELVIDPQAQLRFAPDPRDPSVYEQTHRGAMKIVPPPLVALERREERQVTGDRGVGAGSSGEQVQGVKEEVKIEPPKKRGPGRPKKPESELKKKKKKTGRLWEFIRNLLLNPETCPSMVKWENPEEGLFRFIDGEKVAKRWGERKGNKEMNYEKLSRAMRYYYKTQIFEAVIGRRLVYKFGKKASGWRTSNPNFANPPENPSLEEPTPAAAPPPPPPHHHHYDQLHSDLKPKTSQGDLVLSPPQHHHYEQLHTDLKQKTSQGDLVLSPPQHHHYEQLHTDLKQKTSQGDLVLSPPQHHLHHYTTQLLLPELKAPPPPAHHYKENFLSSPHAQDTKSHLTHPLSLTMHHTPHHHHHHHHT, encoded by the exons ATGTTCGAGGCGCCCCAACCACCCCCATCCCGCCCACCGTCCCTAAACACGCCCCCGATCCCGCCCCCCGTCCCTCAGACCCCGGTGCAGTACTTCAGTCACCCGCAGGAGACGCAGGGTGAGGCAGTGTTTGTGGACCTGACGCCCCTGACGCAGGTACAGGCTGGCCAGGGAACGTTTGCTGAGCTGCAGGCTGTCGATGCAACGTTGACGGAAGCTGAGGCAACGTTCACAGAGGCGCCGGTGACAGAAGCAACGTTCACAGAGGCATTGGTGACAGAGGCAACGTTTACAGAGGGACCAGGGACAGAGGAAACGTTCACAGAAGTACCAGTAGCCAATAGAACGTTCACAGAGGTCCCGGGAACAGAAGCAACGTTCACAGAATTACCAGTAGCTAGTGGAACGTTTGCAGAGGTACCAGGGATAGAGGCAGCGTTCACCGAGATGGTAGCAGCGGAACACACTTTTTCTGGAATGGAGGCCGCAGAAGGAACGTTTTCTCAACTCCAGGGGGCGGGGCCAACGTTCCCACAGGTGCCGCTCGCGCAGGACGCGTTCCCGGAGCAGTACGGCACGCTGCAGCTGGGGGAGGTGACGCCCTACAGTGAGGTGACAGCCCCACCCTCCCTGTGTGGCGTGCCCCTGACGGAAGTGTCCTTGGCGGAGGACGAGGGCGTGCCTGATGCTTCTGCTGAGGTGGAAGTGCTCACAAGTGAAGATACCCCGCAGTACACCGCCCTCACTCCCGCCGTGCCCGCGCCCATGCCCACGCCAATGGACACGCTTACGAGCccggtggtggttgaggtggcaGGCCCAGGGCTGAGACTGGCCATCCCCAACGCCTTCATGTCCTCGCAACAACACGAGCACGCCCACACGCCcccgcccacacccacgcccccGGAACGCCCGCCAGACCACAGTGACGTCCTCTCCGCGCTAAGGGCCTCCATCTTCCGCTCGCGTGCCCGCAAGCGCGCCGCCCCCGCTGAAGAgacggaggaaaagaaagagaagaaaaagcgaCGCCCAGCCCACTCCCCCCCGACGCCCCCGCCCCCCGTGGACACAGGGGAAGGGGGCCAAGGGAAGAGTAGCCCCCACCCCGCAGCCCCAGGGGGAGGAGGACGTGGTGCAGGTGCAGCTGGTGTACCTCGTGTACCCCATGTATGCTTCCAATG CGCGTATG CGTTTGGTGTCACAGGAGGTTCAGCTGCCTGCGACGCCTCCATTCGCTGTTTATCATTCcgagaggagaggcaggaaatgtttctcttgctctctctctctctttctctaactctcactcactcactcactcgctctcaTCTCTACTCGTTTTGTTTCTCCAGGATCTGCT GTGTCGACGGACCAATCATGTTGtctgaggaggtgaagggaccCTACCtg gatggtCTTCCAAGCCTTGAACCAACAGTGTCCAGCAAAGATGTTAAAGAGAGCACAAAGGATgaag tccgCCAGGATTACATGAAGAAGGCAGTGTCGGAATGGACTACAGATGACGTGGTGGACTTCCTgatggggacacacacacacgccgacTACGACTTCAGCATTATAAACACTATGAACGGGGCACAGCTCATGAGGCAGAGTCGAGAGTTCTTCCTGAGATTTTCCCCGGAGTATGGCGAAGATCTTTACAATGAAGTGCAGAGGAGGGTGTTGGAAAGAG ccaccagcatcaccagcacACCATACCAAGTATCCCTgtcaagcaccaccaccacatcaccacttcaGAGACCATTCCTGCTCACCGCCCCGCCACACACCCTGCGCCACCTCTCACCACAGCCCTCCGTGATCTGCGATGCACAGGCGCCTTACGAACTTGTCATAGACCCCCAGGCACAGTTGAGGTTCGCCCCAGACCCCAGAGACCCCAGTGTGTATGAGCAGACCCACAGAGGTGCCATGAAGATTGTCCCACCCCCCCTGGTAGcactggagagaagagaggagaggcaggtgACAGGGGACAGAGGTGTTGGAGCTGGGAGTAGTGGTGAGCAAGTGcagggggtgaaggaggaggtgaaaattgaACCCCCAAAGAAACGAGGCCCCGGTCGTCCTAAGAAACCTG AAAGtgagttgaagaagaagaagaagaagacaggccGGCTTTGGGAGTTCATTCGTAACCTGCTCTTGAACCCCGAGACTTGCCCCTCTATGGTGAAGTGGGAGAACCCGGAGGAGGGACTGTTCCGCTTCATTGACGGGGAGAAGGTGGCCAAGCgatggggggagaggaagggcaaTAAGGAGATGAACTATGAGAAACTGAGTCGTGCAATGAG GtactactacaaaacacaaatatttgAAGCCGTCATTGGCCGAAGACTCGTTTACAAGTTCGGGAAGAAAGCAAGTGGCTGGCGAACATCCAACCCAAACTTTGCCAACCCCCCGGAGAACCCCAGCCTGGAGGAACCCaccccagcagcagcaccaccaccaccaccacctcaccatcaccactacgacCAGCTACACTCAGACCTGAAGCCCAAGACCAGCCAGGGAGATTTGgtcctgtcaccaccacaacaccaccactacgaacAGCTACACACAGACTTAAAACAGAAGACCAGTCAGGGAGATTTggttctgtcaccaccacaacaccaccactacgaacAGCTACACACAGACTTAAAACAGAAGACCAGTCAGGGAGATTTggttctgtcaccaccacaacaccaccttcaccactacaccactcagTTACTCTTGCCAGAATtgaaggcaccaccaccaccagcgcatcACTATAAAGAGAACTTCCTGTCATCACCACATGCACAGGACACCAAGTCGCATCTCACCCACCCCCTGAGCCTCACCATGCACCAcacgcctcaccaccaccaccatcaccaccacacatag